Below is a genomic region from Gillisia sp. Hel_I_86.
CACTAAAACAATCAATGAAAGTAATAGCTGTCTCTTAAAGCGAACAGCCCAAAAAAGCAGAAAAATAAAATTACACAAAATCAACACTGGCACTCCTAAACTGAGTACAGATAGCAAGGGAAAGGTCTTTGGAGGCACGTAAGGCAGTAAATAAGACAACAAAAGCGCAAATGCCATAAACGAGTTCAGGATAAATATCAATTTATCCAAAAAGCCAAGCTCCTTCATCTACTTATCTTTACCGGCATGAAACAAGAAATCTTTCTCTTGCTTTGTTAAACTATCATACCCACTAGTGCTTATCTTATCTAGAATAGCATCTATTTTTTGCTGCTTTTCATTTTTATTGGTAATTGAAACTTTTGTTTTGTAAGGGCTCGCTCCTTTTTTCTTATAAACAGTTTTCATTTTTGGCTTTGGCTTTCGGGAAGAATCGAACAATGCAATGAACCAATTTATAAACTTCTCAAAACCGCTTGCAATATCATTGCCTTGTGCCAATTGCTTTGTATACATATACCCAAAGAAAGCACCGCCTAAATGAGCGAAATGGCCGCCTGCGTTTCCAAAAGGGATTTGGATAACATCTATTACCACCAGAAATGCGGCGATATACCAGAATTTTATGGTTCCTATAAACATCAACCGAATCCTCATATTTGGAACCTTGGTTGCTACT
It encodes:
- a CDS encoding rhomboid family protein; this translates as MGPADKFRYKLQTATVVEKLIAINVLVFILFFLIKTIAFLFNLPSGFITEWLVFPKELGEFVFKPWSIITYSFLHSGIWHILSNMLILYYAGIYFLNYFSSKKLLTFYFLGVIIGALVYMLSYNLFPAFEATGKSYLVGASAGVMSVLVGVATKVPNMRIRLMFIGTIKFWYIAAFLVVIDVIQIPFGNAGGHFAHLGGAFFGYMYTKQLAQGNDIASGFEKFINWFIALFDSSRKPKPKMKTVYKKKGASPYKTKVSITNKNEKQQKIDAILDKISTSGYDSLTKQEKDFLFHAGKDK